The sequence TTAAAAGACAAAAATTGTCCCGAGGTTCCTTTGAAAAAAGAAGGAAAATACGTGTGGCCAGTGTATGATAGTTTCGACATTTTTGTGGCAGATTTGGAAGGAAATATTACTGCTCAACTAACCGATGAACCTGGTTATGATGCCGAAGCAACCGTTTCACCTAAAGGAGATAAAATTGTTTTCACCTCAATGCGAAGTGGCGATTTGGAACTTTACACTATGGATATTGACGGAAAAAACGTGAAGCAAATAACCAACGAATTGGGTTATGATGGAGGGGCATTTTTCTCTCCGGACGGAAGCAAACTTATTTTTAGATCGTCACGACCAAAAACAGAAGCTGAAATAAAGGAATATAAAGATTTATTAGCTCAAGGTTTGGTGCAACCCACAGAAATGGAACTGTACATTTGCAACGCAGATGGTAGTGAACTTAGCCAATTAACGCATTTAGGAAATGCTAACTGGGCACCGTTCTTCCATCCTTCTGGGAAAAAGATTTTGTTTTCAAGTAACTTCGAATCAGAAAGAGGGTTTCCGTTCAATCTTTATTTGATTGATACTGACGGAAAAAATCTGGAGCGCGTTACGCACGGAAGAACTTT comes from Aequorivita sublithincola DSM 14238 and encodes:
- a CDS encoding TolB family protein, producing MKIVYTLLIVSLFASCKNEVKKEGSETPIGDQAEKTSALVLDPQTQDTLIYPEEKHFKNIRQVTFGGDNAEAYWSFDDSKLIFQSNYKNWGVNCDQMFLMNADETFKDKQPPMISTGKGRTTCSYFLPDNKHIVYGSTHLKDKNCPEVPLKKEGKYVWPVYDSFDIFVADLEGNITAQLTDEPGYDAEATVSPKGDKIVFTSMRSGDLELYTMDIDGKNVKQITNELGYDGGAFFSPDGSKLIFRSSRPKTEAEIKEYKDLLAQGLVQPTEMELYICNADGSELSQLTHLGNANWAPFFHPSGKKILFSSNFESERGFPFNLYLIDTDGKNLERVTHGRTFDAFPVFSNDGKKLAFSSNRNNGGGRDTNLFIAEWQD